From one Rattus norvegicus strain BN/NHsdMcwi chromosome 7, GRCr8, whole genome shotgun sequence genomic stretch:
- the A1bgl1 gene encoding alpha-1B-glycoprotein: protein METACTLSLALPPTLPSASLIFSASGVHTLILLRVRLNHSLILLSLIHTGPLPRPWLSANPVPWITPGLRTFLLCQGTVRDVVFMLRREGDDGFLAIAPTDVFLEGAGPDGFQNITQAGNKEKEQGIFQVHEPGNYSCNYYTNTEYTPSKPSGTVTIKEYVIPPPPMLTSLESSTVDEPEMTQMSLLCVAPLSDVEFQLRQGEREMKVLIVSTSPERASFYLKLSDMGDHSPFTCRYRLNRMTAWSEDSKPVQLMWSDETLPEPVLTVEPSPHQSFEPGSTVQFRCTAPKAGLRSEAGLRFGLHLEDLYDHRLLQTQKSSGNETVFQLRNVSATDSASYSCIYTELTPPYSGSAPSDFVILRVNGPPPPPKLQALWTGKVFAGHDVVLRCQSDVTGVIVELLRDGKFVPYRILRVLNNYSDLGLHSVGPQHTGNYTCRYTSWLPEPVQSEPSNPVELLVEGVDMQLEALTKPILAWKGLSLPYQQASVEPETEA from the exons ATGGAGACAGCCTGTACCCTTTCCCTTGCTCttcccccaacccttccctctgcctcccttatATTTTCTGCATCTGGTGTCCATACTCTCATCCTCCTCAGAGTGAGACTGAACCACTCACTGATCCTGCTCTCCCTCATCCACACAGGTCCCTTGCCCAGGCCCTGGCTTTCTGCCAATCCAGTGCCCTGGATCACACCTGGCCTGAGGACATTCCTGCTGTGCCAGGGGACAGTGCGGGATGTAGTCTTCATGCTGAGGCGGGAAGGAGATGATGGTTTCCTGGCGATAGCTCCAACAGATGTTTTTCTGGAGGGAGCTGGACCTGATGGTTTCCAGAATATAACGCAGGcaggaaacaaggaaaaggaACAAGGCATTTTCCAAGTCCACGAGCCTGGAAACTACAGCTGCAACTATTACACTAATACAGAGTATACGCCCTCTAAGCCCAGTGGTACTGTGACCATCAAGGAGTATG TCATACCTCCACCACCCATGCTGACTTCTTTAGAAAGTTCCACAGTGGATGAACCCGAGATGACCCAAATGAGCCTTCTGTGTGTGGCTCCTCTGAGTGATGTTGAATTCCAACTGAGGCAGGGAGAACGTGAGATGAAGGTCCTTATCGTCAGCACCAGCCCAGAGCGAGCCAGCTTCTATCTGAAACTGTCAGACATGGGTGACCATAGCCCTTTCACCTGCCGCTACCGTCTAAACAGAATGACAGCGTGGTCTGAAGACAGTAAGCCGGTGCAGCTAATGTGGAGTGATG AAACTCTACCAGAACCAGTGCTCACTGTAGAGCCCTCACCTCATCAGAGCTTTGAGCCTGGTTCAACGGTGCAGTTTCGATGTACCGCGCCCAAGGCTGGCCTACGCTCTGAGGCTGGCCTACGCTTTGGCCTGCATCTTGAAGACTTGTATGATCACAGGCTGCTCCAGACACAAAAGTCTTCTGGTAATGAAACTGTCTTCCAGCTGCGAAACGTCTCAGCCACAGACTCTGCCAGCTACAGCTGCATCTATACTGAACTGACGCCACCCTACTCAGGATCTGCTCCCAGCGACTTTGTGATTCTGAGGGTGAACG GGCCACCCCCGCCACCAAAGCTCCAAGCTCTGTGGacaggtaaagtgtttgctggTCACGATGTTGTTCTACGCTGTCAGAGTGATGTAACCGGGGTCATCGTGGAGCTGCTGCGTGATGGCAAATTTGTGCCCTACAGGATACTCCGAGTACTGAACAACTACAGTGACCTGGGGCTGCATTCTGTAGGTCCCCAACATACAGGGAACTACACCTGCCGTTATACCTCCTGGTTGCCTGAGCCTGTCCAGTCAGAGCCCAGCAACCCTGTGGAACTCCTAGTAGAAG GTGTGGATATGCAGCTTGAAGCTCTAACCAAGCCTATCTTAGCTTGGAAGGGTCTGTCCCTACCCTACCAGCAG gCCTCAGTGGAGCCTGAGACTGAGGCCTAA